A genomic region of Halopelagius longus contains the following coding sequences:
- a CDS encoding tRNA pseudouridine(54/55) synthase Pus10, which produces MSILEDARALAESGPVCDACLGRVFADRSFGLTNAERGRSLRVAAALDDDEAFEATDTAECWVCEGEVARFDEWAERCAEAVEDVEFDTYQVGTRAPPLVEENEVLLREGAGLPEDAGELFKSEFNREVGKRLGRITETEVEFGRPDVMFLLDIEADEVEVDVHSAFVYGRYRKLERDIPQTEWPCNRCDGSGYVGKQVCEKCGGSGYLYEESVEGLTAPVVRDVMDGTGAKFHGAGREDVDALMLGTGRPFVIEIVEPRRRRVDTDRLEGDINVFAEGKVEVEGLRLANYEMVERVKKLDASKRYRAAVEFDADVTEAELAAAIEELDGATVEQYTPHRVDHRRANLTRTREVYEATGELEDARHATVEIHGAGGLYIKELISGDEGRTEPSLADILGVGAEVTALDVVAVEGVEEPFEDEEYFRD; this is translated from the coding sequence ATGAGCATCCTCGAGGACGCCCGAGCGTTGGCGGAGAGCGGTCCCGTCTGCGACGCCTGTTTGGGCCGCGTCTTCGCCGACCGGAGTTTCGGACTGACGAACGCAGAGCGAGGGCGGAGCCTCCGCGTCGCCGCCGCACTCGACGACGACGAGGCGTTCGAGGCGACGGACACCGCCGAGTGCTGGGTGTGTGAGGGCGAGGTGGCCCGCTTCGACGAGTGGGCCGAACGCTGCGCCGAGGCCGTCGAGGACGTGGAGTTCGACACCTACCAAGTGGGCACGCGCGCCCCGCCCCTCGTCGAGGAGAACGAAGTGCTCCTCCGGGAGGGGGCCGGACTCCCCGAGGACGCCGGCGAACTGTTCAAATCGGAGTTCAACCGCGAGGTGGGCAAGCGACTCGGCCGCATCACCGAGACGGAGGTGGAGTTCGGCCGACCGGACGTGATGTTCCTCCTCGACATCGAAGCCGACGAGGTGGAGGTGGACGTCCACTCGGCGTTCGTCTACGGTCGCTACCGCAAACTCGAACGCGACATCCCGCAGACCGAGTGGCCCTGTAACCGGTGCGACGGGTCGGGCTACGTCGGCAAACAGGTCTGCGAGAAGTGCGGCGGGTCGGGCTACCTCTACGAGGAGAGCGTCGAGGGACTCACCGCCCCCGTCGTCCGCGACGTGATGGACGGGACGGGCGCGAAGTTCCACGGCGCCGGGCGGGAAGACGTGGACGCGTTGATGCTCGGGACGGGCCGTCCGTTCGTCATCGAGATAGTCGAACCGCGTCGCCGCCGCGTGGACACCGACCGACTGGAGGGCGACATCAACGTCTTCGCCGAAGGGAAGGTCGAAGTCGAGGGCCTCCGCCTCGCGAACTACGAGATGGTCGAACGCGTCAAGAAACTCGACGCGAGCAAGCGGTACCGCGCCGCAGTCGAGTTCGACGCCGACGTGACCGAGGCCGAACTCGCCGCCGCGATCGAGGAACTCGACGGCGCGACGGTCGAACAGTACACGCCGCACCGCGTGGACCACCGGCGCGCGAACCTCACGCGGACCCGCGAGGTGTACGAGGCGACGGGCGAACTCGAAGACGCCCGCCACGCCACCGTGGAGATTCACGGCGCGGGCGGCCTCTACATCAAGGAACTCATCTCCGGCGACGAGGGGCGGACCGAGCCGAGTCTGGCCGACATCCTCGGCGTCGGCGCGGAGGTGACCGCCCTCGACGTCGTCGCCGTCGAAGGCGTCGAAGAACCGTTCGAGGACGAGGAGTACTTCCGCGACTGA